One Halictus rubicundus isolate RS-2024b unplaced genomic scaffold, iyHalRubi1_principal scaffold0198, whole genome shotgun sequence genomic window, GGAATTGTTCAGCCAGAGCACGCGACGCGACCCCACCGGGAGGTATGTGGTTCGCTTACCTTTTAGGGGGGAGGAGCGCCCGAAGGTCGCGTCCTCGAGAGCGGTCGCTCTGAGGATGCTACTCAACGCCGAGAGGAACCGATCCCGCGACCAATCTCTTCGCGAGCAGTACGTGGGTTTCATGGAGGAGTATCATCGTCTGGGACACATGGAGCGGGCGCGGGAATCGCTGATGAACCACGAGCCCGGCTGCTACTTGACGCACCATGCGGTCTGGAAGGTGTCAGACGGTCGCAAGAAGATCCGggtcgtgttcaacgcctcgcTCGGGATGGGTTCAGGAGGCTCTCTGAACGACTCGCTGCTCGCTGGCCCGAAGCTCCAGAGTGATCTGTGGGCGGTGATCACCCGTTGGCGTCTGCATAAGGTGGCATTCTCGGCGGACATCGTAAAGATGTTCCGGCAAATTCTGGTCCACCCCGAAGATCAGGATTGGCTCCGAATCCTGTGGAGGAATGATCCTGGTGAAGCGGTTACTGATTTCAGGCTCTCGACGGTCACCTATGGTACTGCTCCGGCACCTTACCTCGCAAATCGGGTCCTGAAGCAGCTAGCCGTCGACGGGGAGAGTCGATTTCCGTTAGGAGCACGGGCCGTCAGGGAACATTCGTACGTGGACGACATCCTGACTGGCGCAGATGACCTTCAGCGAGCGTTGGAGATACGTCGGCAGTTGACGGACCTCCTCTCCTCCGCGGGTTTCCAGCTGGATAAATGGGCCAGCAACGTCCCCGAACTCCGCGCTGCGTGCGTGGAGGAGAAGGTCTTCCAAGACAAGGAAGTCCACGGCGCTCTGGGGCTCTGCTGGGACGTCCGGGGGGACACGCTAGCAGTCCGCGGACCTCTTTTCTCGGATGCCGCTGCGTCCAAGTGGACCAAGCGGACCGTGCTCTCCGAGATCGCCCGACTGTTTGATCCCCTTGGGTGGTTAGCTCCGGTCATCGTACGAGCAAAAACGATACTGCAGGACCTCTGGCTCGCTGGAGTTTCGTGGGACGAGCCTCTGGACGCGTCGATGGCTGCACGCTGGTCACAACTAAGGATCGAGATTTCCTCATTAACGGTCGTCACGGTACCGAGGTGGGTTGGGTTCTCACCGTGCATGTCAGACGTGGAGCTCCACGGTTTCAGTGACGCCTCAGAACGAGCGTACGTGGCGGTCGTCTACCTCGTGGTCCGGCGTAAGACGGGATCCTGGTCGAACCTTCTGATGGGGAAGACGCGGGTGGCTCCTATCAAACCGCAGACTATTCCCAGGCTGGAGCTGTGCGGCGCGGTTCTGCTCGCACGCTTGTTGTCGTCTCTGCGGTCGGCTCTGAACTTCGACGAGGTCACAACCCACGCTTGGTCCGATTCGACGGTGACCCTGGCATGGATCCGGACGCATCCGTCGAAATGGAAGACCTTCGTCGCCCACCGGGTCGCGGAGATCCAGAACCTCCTACCTGGGGTCACGTGGCGGCATGTGGGGACACTGGACAACCCCGCAGATCTAGCCACCCGAGGGATATCAGCTGAGGAGCTGCGTGCCTCACCTCTCTGGTGGCACGGACCCTCCTGGCTGACCGCCGCACCTGGCGAGTGGCCTGCGACCACTACGCTCAGCCCATGCGAGGTCGCACCGGAACAAAGGTCTGTCGCCGTCGCGCAGGTGGTCGTGGCACCGGAGGAAAACTCGCTGGTCCTCAGGTTTTCCTCACTCTCAAGGCTGACGCGTGTCTCAGCCTATCTCAGACGCTTCATCCACAACACCAGGAGGCCAGCTGTCAAGAAGACCGGGCCACTGTCGGTTACTGAATTAAAAGAAGCGCTAACCTGTGTGGTCCGTGTGACGCAGCGCTGCACGTACTCACAGGAGATCAGAGCACTCACCCAAGGTAAGGTAATCCCGACTTCCTCGTGCCTCAACACTCTGGTCCCGTTTTTAGACAACGACGGGGTCCTGAGAGTCGGAGGGCGCCTACGGCTGTCATCGTTGCCGGAGTCACAGCGGCACCCAGTCCTCATCGAGAGGTCGACCCACCTGGCGACGTTGATCGTACGGGATGCACACCAGAAGACTCTGCACGGGAGCCTCTCTACGACTCTGGCCTGGGTCCACAGGGCCTTTTGGATACCCAGGTTGCGACCAAGGGCGAAGCAGGTCCTACGTGACTGCGTCACCTGCACACGGCTCCGGGCAGAAGTGGGACAACAACGCATGGGAGACCTTCCGCCTTCCCGGGTATGTCCGTCAAAGCCCTTTTCTGCAACAGGTGTGGACTATGCAGGGCCAATCCAGATTCGCACCACCAAGGGCAGGGGTCACAAGAGCCACAAGGGATACATTGTGGTGTTCGTCTGCCTGGCCACCAAGGCGGTGCACCTAGATGCAGTGACTGACCTGTCGTCGGAGGCCTTCGTGGCAGCGTTCCAACGGTTCGTGGCGCGTCGGGGGCGATGCAGCAGCTTGCTCAGCGACAACGGGACCACCTTCAAGGGAGCTGACGTCATGCTGAGGGGAATGTTCCGGGAGGCATCGCAATTCCACACGGCTGTTTCGGAGGAACTGGCCAACGGCGGGACGCAGTGGACCTTCATCCCTCCTTACTCTCCGCATATGGGGGGCCTGTGGGAAGCGGCGGTCAAGTCGGTGAAAAACCACCTTCGACGGGTGATAGGGGAGGCGACACTCACCTATGAAGAGATGGCCACGCTGCTGTGCCGGGTCGAAGCGTGTTTGAACTCACGACCTCTGACCCCGCTGACCGACGACCCACAGGACACTAGTCCACTCACTCCCGGGCACTTCCTAGTCGGCGAACCACTTCACACCCCCCCCGAGCCTCCCCCCGAGGCAACCGCCTCGTCTCTGACCGCGCGGTGGAGATTAATCCGTAATCTCCACGACCACTTTTGGCGCAGATGGAGAACTGAGTATCTTCACCAGCTGCAGCAGCGTCCAAAGTGGCAACGACGGCGAGAAAACATCGGTATTGGCACGCTCGTTCTCGTCGCCGACGAAGTCACCCCGCCAACCCGCTGGCCACTCGCACGTGTCGCCGAGGTGCATCCCGGACCCGATGGGCTCGTTCGTGTGGTCACTCTACGACGGGGAGACCGCACCTTCCGCCGGACCGTCGCCAAAGTGGTCCCATTGCCGGTCAGAGACGACGAAGGAGGAGCTCAGGGGGAAACATAGTCGGTACAAAATCCGATACGCACGAGGTCACTACGCGGACTTGTCATGGCGGGCGGCGCCATTCATCGTTTACGCGACTGAATTAACGCGTAGCGAGGTAGAAACCCCCCACTCCAACTCGCATCGACACATCGATCTCGCGCGCCATCGAACGGTGAAACATCAACGTCGAACAATCGAcgtcgaggcgggcggtatgttcgggATTTACGCGAAGAGGGGTTCAGCCGCCAATAAAGATACGCGCAGAAGACAAACATATTTCTATGTGCACTCAAGTAAAACACGATTTTAATGTTATATGACAGAACCGTATGTACATGTTTTCAATAAATCGGCTCTAACGACTAgatcgacggcgcgtgcgcgacgtcgcccCTGCGTCGCACCCCGCGTCCCGCGAGCcaccgggtggatcgagcagcttggtGGACCTCGCGAGCCGCGCGGGGAACGGGAGGCAGGAGCGATCGAGACAACGGTCGATCGTCGCAGTCTTGTCTGTTCAATCGACCATCGGTGTTTTTCTTTACGTGCGTTCCTTAACCCGTATAGCTTTTCCCGATCCGTCGGCTTCTCTATTTCTTCTCACGATCTTAGAGAACTTTCAGAACTCTCTCAGATCATTGAGAGATCTGCATTGTTCGAAAcagcaataataacggagttatgacttgaaacaattgcgtggaccaccctgtataaggatgtgcgatgctgtttcactaagtgccaggaacgtttcctatttccatggtgttgtaaaggagaggtacggatagattacctaaggagctgtggagcccctaaaaacatttttttttgtgccacgcacagcagggaactgtcaacgcgctctcgaaaggccatctggaaagggtcgagaggccagagaagaaattcggttccaaagtctgacacggttgccgttagtaaacgctaggaccaaaaccagggttgtaattttgagccggccggccgggccggtgagatgtgcatcgacctttatgcTGGTTAACGATATAAGAAATAGAATACAATATGGAAATAGTAGGAACTAGaagacgcttgatatagtaacgctttggaaTGGAATTGCTAGATGTGAGCGCGACTGAAGGGCGATCAAGAGCGAGCTTTCGTTTTTCTAGGGACTGcacggacctccttcgctcggggtccgtgtggggcgagcgtgacgcaaccgggtatcaaggtgggctcgacattatcgtaaatatcgagagatttagtgctCGTGTGGAGTTCGTAGGAACTTTTCACCCTAGCAGGAACGTATAGGATCTCAATGAcacgccgatcacgttgtatgcttacgtatcaatCAAATGAGAGCGGGGACCCAGAAAAATTGGATCATGGATCGCTTTTATTAATTTCGCGGACATCGTTCGCGCCACTGCGGCGAGGATGTGTACCCGAGTTTCGCGGCCTATACCGCGAATGTTAAAGGCCTTGTTGAGGTTGGGATGTTCCGGGGTATTCGGGGAAAACACTCTAGTACGCGTAGTGTAAACTACATTTATTCATAAcgatattgttgcggaggcttcggctccgcctcgccggcgaacacatccctcaactaaacaacaacaccgaacactaccaacaactaaataactatttgttggctgtcaacggacaatgttaaaagatgcgatacaggtgcgtgctctcgcttcgtcgactcgagaggttctgtcgtctgtcttcttcttaacaacaaccccgttggccggataccacaatatcgatacgacggccaacttctctcgatcgccgcaatcgacagcttccatcgtaacactgctccccctctcgaaaaacgggcgtcccgaccgcggctacattcgtctgtggtaacgtcccaaccttcatgcctcgtaatcgaaagacggctccttgacatgttaacctctgtctgaaaagtcggtgaaagaaaagaaatttgctttaacccggtggccttaatcagacagtaaacgtcccgacatttgtcctctgtctcaggGGAAAACCACCTAAAAACCCTGAGCAGGACGCTGGCACGAGGTATTTCCCTTAATGCTTCAGTGTAGTTATTCCGTCGACTTCTCGCCCTTCCCCTTGACTCTTGTGGCTTGAGTGCTTCTTTCTTGACGTTTTCCCGGGTGCTGCCCTCTCCCCGGGCGATCACCGAGTCCTCtccaggatgcacctccaatcaTCGCGAAATCTATCCGCGATAATATGGTGACTGGTGCACCACTCTTTGTGGAccagtcgggaaagggggtaccctcctgaggacgtatcctcgcgaggataccacttcctcccccgaattcctaggactgtctcttccacaaatggaaagtgatcgaggtgccggaacggagtcgcaccctcgccttctttcgatgcagcgtcctcttcgtgggcgaaaagtgtctaggaattcggattcctatcctaaaccactgtaaggtgcaagccgattcacgtgaacaaccttcggttttgccttaggagatcgaactattcgaaaaattaattcgttcaatCGATTCTTGACGATATACGGTCCTTCCCAGTCAGATTGGAGTTTTGGGCACCGGCCTCTTGTACGTCGTGGATTAAATAGCCAGACCTTGTCAACCGGATTGAAGGAAACCGGATTTGCGTGAACATAGTACCAGGACTTCATTTTGTCACCACTAATCTTCATTCGTTGGCGTACAAAATCATGGATTCCCAAGATTTTAGCCCTCATTTCTCCGATGTAAGCTCCCTCCTCCTTCCTTCCAGAAGCGTAGTTACTGCCTCTCAGGAGATTCAAAGGAAGTCGTAATTCTCGACCCATGAGGACCATTGCCGGAGTATTTCGAGTTACCTCATGTTGAGAAGTCCGATATGCTAAAAGGAACGTCGGTATCCATTCATCCCAGTCTTTTTGATGTTCGGAAACAAACTGTGTCAGATACTGTAACAATGTACGAATCATCCTTTCGACGAGTCCGTCCGATTGGGGATGTAAGGGTGTCGTCCTTGTCTTTCTAATTCCAAGCAACCTCATCAACTGTTTGAAGACACTCGACTCGAAATTCCTACCTTGATCTGAATGCAGTTCTAGTGGCACACCATGGCGACTTATTACATCTGTTGAAAGGGTCTTCGCAATGGTTGTTGCTTTTTGATTCGGAAGCGGAATTACTTCTGGCCACTTCGAGAAATAATCTACGACAACAAGGGCATATCTGTTTCCGGTCATAGATTTTGGCAAAGGGCCCACAATGTCAAGTGCAATTCTTTCAAAAGGTGCTCCAACATTGTAAATCTTTAAAGagccttttcctctctccctagAACCCTTCTTCGCTACGCAGCTGTCGCAACGACGGCACCATTCCTCAACATCTCGACGATGATCAGGCCAGAAAAACCTTTGTCGAATCTTAGCAAGTGTTTTGCGAACTCCGAAGTGTCCTCCCCATGGGGTGTTGTGACACTCGCGTAACACCTCTTCGGTTTTGCATCTAGGGACGATTAGTAACGGAACTGCTTCCTTCCCGTCCGTAGATTCCCACCTCCGGAAAAGCAAACCCTTTCTCGCTTCAAGAGAGTCCcaaattttccagtaaaatttTGTTACGGGGGAAAATGCGGAAACTTCCTGCCAGTTTGGCTTATTTCGTTCGATTATCCTCcgcaaaatgaagtttatttctcCATCGGTCTCTTGCGCTTTCCTCCATTCCTCCGAATTGGCGTTTCCACAGATCGTCCTGAACACGTGCTCTTCCTTTTCGCACATTTCTTCACGTGACTCCCTCTCCTCAAGGCGATGGCAATATTTACATTGCGAAATTTCGTATGGTCTTCTTGACAGACTGTCTGCATTGACATGCAACTTCCCTTCTCGATgtctaatttcaaaatcatactgTTGCAGCCTTTCTCTCCAGCGAGCCGTTTGTCCTTCCGGATTCTTGAACGACAATAGCCACCTTAACTCAGCATGATCAGTCCTTACCAGAAATTTTCGACCATAAAGATAggggtgaaaatgttctatggacttaattatcgccaaaagttcccgtcttgtaacgcaataattcctttctgcttttcccagcatttttgaaaagtatgcaataacttTCTCCTCTTCACATTGAACTTGCGAGAGGATTGCTCCAATGGCAAAATTCGACGCATCTGTATCCAAAATGAAATCTGCGTCTAATAAAGGATAAGCTAATATCGGAGATTCGGAAAGACGCTGCTTCAGCCACTCGAATACCTTTTGATATTCTTCCGACCAtacaaacgtaattttatcttccgtcaggcgatgtagtggcctagcgatggaagaaaaatctttgacgaattttctataataagtgcaaagtccgagaaaactccttaattccgttttactcctcggaattggccatttctggattgccattatcttttcgggatccgttttaatcccgcgttcggaaacgatatgtccaaggtatcgcacctctttgcagaagaaattgcattttttggattcgctaatagtttggcttggcgcaggcgtacgaagacagtcctcaaattgtccatgttttcttcgaaacttcTTCCATAAACAATTATGTCGTCTAGATATACTAGGCAGATTTTCCCACAAAGGCCTTTCAATACCGTGTCCATAAGACGTTCAAACGTGGCAGGGGCATTACAAAGTCCGAAAGGCATCACTCTGAATTGCCAAAGCCCTTCTCCCACGCAGAATGCTGTCTTTTCACGGTCCCTTTCGTCAACCATAATCTGCCAATATCCACTTTGCAGATCTATGGTTGAAAACCAAGACGATTCAGCTAGAGCATCTAGCGTTTCTTCAATTCTCGGCAACGGATAAGAATCTTTTTTCGTGACATCATTTAACCGCCGATAGTCCACACAAAATCTCGTGCTGCCATCCTTTTTCTTCACgagaacgataggagaggacCATGGACTTTTCGACTCCTCAATTACTCCCTGCCTTTCCATCTTCGCGAGTAATTCTTTAACTTCGTCTCGTCGGTGAAAAGGGAGACGTCGCGGTGCCTGTTTGATTGGTGCACAATCTCCTGTGTCAATCCTATGTTGGACAACATCACAATTCCCAACATGTTCAGGATTTTCTGCGAATATATCCTGAAATTCATGTGTTACTTTCGCAAATGCTGTCTTCCGTGGCGGAGATAAGGCCGAGCAGCAACGCTGGAAAAGATCTTCTAAGTGCTTCGGTACAGGTGGAACCGCAACCTCCTGTACCTCTTCCGCTACCGGAGTCTCCTCTTCCATCTTCGCTAATAAAGCTGCATCCTCCTTATTACGTATCTATTGACCGATAAAGCCGACCTCTTCCTTCTCGGCTATTTGTAGTTTCCTCGCCCAATAATCGAGCCTACACGCGTGTTTCTGGAGGAATCCGTTCCCCAAAATACACTCCTCCGCCATTTCGAtcaggaaaaattcttcctctgtttcgaaactattgattttaatgggacatttgtacctgccttgaatcggtaaattttccccggaaatggacacaattttgatttccagAAGTCCTTCCGCCGCGCCAAGCTTACTTCTGGGATTGAACTTATCCGTCCCCAAAAGATTTACGCTCGATCCCGTGTCGATTATTATCGTAGCCATTTTTCCATCGATGAATCCCTCGATGGCCGTACAATCTTTCTTCAAATAAGTCTTCAGCACGACAGGGGTAGAAGAAGGTGAAGTCACAGTCTCCCCTCCTACTATGACTTCTTTGCGTTTCCCATCCTCTGTGTTTGTCTCTTCGGGCAGTCCTTCTGGAGATGCCCAGTCTgacttctgacaccaatgttgcggaggcttcggctccgcctcgccggcgaacacatccctcaactaaacaacaacaccgaacactaccaacaagtaaataactatttattggctgtcaacggacaatgttaaaagatgcgatacaggtgcgtgctctcgcttcgtcgactcgagaggttctgtcgtctgtcttcttcttaacaacaaccccgttggccggataccacaatatcgatacgacggccaacttctctcgatcgccgcaatcgacagcttccatcgtaacaatatgATACTGCATAATATAACACGAAAGGTAAAACGATCGATTCGCAAACACAAGACAGCATCATCGCGAGATGCGAACTTGTTCTTCCCGCCGCGCAAGCTCGTGCACGTTCCGCCGCGCTCGGCTGGGCATGCGCGTGACCCCAACAGGCCTATACCGATGCTTGCTCATCGGCACTTTCTTGACCCGTTTTGATGGAGGCTCTCGTTCTATTGATCGTTATTACCAATGTGTCTTGGGCAAAGTCGATCGTTGCCTTTGATCGTCGCAACGTTCGACGCCGATGATGAAGTCACAGACTAGGCCGGGAACTATCACCACCGGGGCTTCAAGCGTGATATTTGGGTGGGTGATGGTTAcccatatttgttttttcaatcgGGCTGATTTATTGCCCGTAGCTCGTATCACGAATGCACCAGTGACTGGTAACATGGGGCATTTGTCTAACTGACCTTGGTGTTTTTGGACCAGTTTTCTGACATTGCCGTTACCGTGCTTCTGGTGTCGACAATAGCTTTAACGGGTACGCCCTCGATTCTTAGGTGGACCTCGGAGCTGTTGTTGGCCCCTGGCTCGTGACATTCCTCTATTGTGAGGTCTCGACGAGGATCTCCGAATATCGAGCCGATCGTCACGTGAAATTCTTCCCTGTTTCGATCCTGGGAGGTGGCTCTCGTCTGAGATGGGAAGTCACTCAGACGTCCTTCAGAGTGCCCCCTTATTCGTTTTCCGAGATGATTTCCTCTTCACGTATTTCGACGACTTCTTCGGGGTTTTCACTCTCCTCTAATTGCGTCGCTCAAATGTGACTTGGGCGTGCATTCCACCGTTTGTCATCTTGGCTTCCGATCTTTGGACAGTGTCTATTCGATGGACAGCCTCCGCTGTCTGTGATTTTTTCAGACATTTGCCTTAATGGGAGCCGTCAGATCACGCGCAAAGAGAAAATACGCACTGGACTCGCGAGAAAGGGCGTTTATGGCAACAGTAACGTCAGTACGTCAACTATGTACATATCCGTTGACATTTCGCCGAGtgtttcggaattatatcatatttggtttcatcttaatcagagaatgccacgaatatgttggtaaaagtttcattaaaaaataacgaaaaataaagaagttttgtaattggattagtagcggtcttctgatctcacaccgagatatagccgacatgtgtgatccactcctcggcgacgacggttctcgagtttcgctgtccgcttatccgtgttaacattatatcggagacggatattttctccgtttgaatgttagtcattttggtgtgccataggttttttatgacttttaggtttaggattaaaagtggtcagttgtgtttcctaaaagtccaatctacgtctgtccagagcccaaattgcgaatttttacctcatcgtggagtaatttgtaatattcggcagaaaactcgctttctgaagcaagtatgacgtcacaagatggctgtcgcagagagattctcttaatttcgagagatttagtgttcgtatcgaaaaaaaggctctgcacagacgtagcaaaaacatgcgcaaacacggtggtatgcattttttaattgattacttatttatttaagacgtaaaatgtctagaaaaaaggcaccattcaaacactgtacgttgcgatagaatacggtcgataatgcaaatcgatagtagaggtttacatatgtacaatatgtatgctgccgaatattgcaaattactcgacgatgaggcagaaattcgcattttggcctctgaacagacctagattgaaccttcaggaaggacaattgaccacttataaactgctcattgcaatattgaagcggcagtttgaaaaagtttctgacccttgcacgtttcgtaagacgccacgaccttcgagtcaccgattctgttgaaactttgcacacttatagatctcattgtcctgttcacgaatatatatcattatagcggcagatactgaatagttttcgagtttcattatttcctgtgtaatgccgtattttttctacggtacaacaagatttggtttgccagcgtgccaagttttcagccggacgaccagtgttcaaatcctgtcgactaacgcattttttttttacttttattatgttttgtcactgtGTCGGATCGATTGCTTTCTGATGTCCCTATCGGCGATTTTGTGCTGAGTGAAATGTTCGCGGCAGAGTGTCGTATGGGGTCATACCATATGTCGGATCGatgttttgtcactgtatctttatattagcaatttcacatcggaaagtagtaaaatatatcacctcgcaattctaattacggatcagacagaatttcagtatcaaggaacgttcgaaaggacaatatcatataaggtagaaaagaccgcacttgttcaagaaaaggtatttatttttttaaaattaatttacagaataatcattatataatttatgtagggatttggtgtcaggctggtcgaaatcaatatatatcggtgtatgtgatacgtttagtaacttaaacgttgagtcggctacacttgctccacaagatcggtcctctgccgaaatctctctctctctctctctctctctctctccctctttcgctgtcaaactctgactctctacttccgcgaccgcgacctacctcgcatatataggccgatggtccttaatacatacacccgaatcggatcacctacatcgctcgcggtcgtcgcaccttccttactctctcacattcattcgcacgcgctcgctcgggcattcacctgtcgccgtgttgatgtttttcggccatccgcggacgacctgctccacaaaaacgctggtcgttcTTTGGTCGGTCGACCTGGTTTTCCGGTTTTTATCTTTCGAGGtcttcctggaccacgcctcgGACCAATTTCTTCGTTTGTATTGTTTTCCGTATCCGGTGAATGATCGGGCGTTGTGTTGGTTGCGGGCGTAGTTCGCTCTTCCGGTGTTGTCTCTCCATTGGTATCGGCGGTTCCGATGCTTATGATTCTGAACCTTCCGTTTGCAGTTTCTTCTGTGATGATATCGTCGAACTTGTCTTCCGAGTCGAATTCGTCCAGAAATTTCACGTCTCTTGTCGTTCGAATTCTGTTTTCGCTCGGAATCCATACGCGATACGCTTTGGATTCGTTCGAGTATCCTACGAAGATACCTGCGATTCCTCTTCGATCGAACTTCCCCTTATTTTGGGTTTTGTCCAGCACGTATGCTCTGCATCCGAATGTTTTGAGAAATCTGATATTCG contains:
- the LOC143363969 gene encoding uncharacterized protein LOC143363969 gives rise to the protein MLAVKVETKSKPKGGRLCPLCSGSHALSACKTYKALSAAERRQFVQKKGLCLNCLASSHQQTQCSSEYRCWACDGTHHTTLHDSFQRGQPNEATTSSTSAAYAVSTNRVTLLATARVSLEATNGRTLTVRALLDSGSESSFLSEWAAQSLRLKRRAVRVELTGYQGANVGTARSEVQVTLRSPLDRTFQVAVDALVTKRLIAPTPAQRVLPGDWPHVQGLPLADPHYSEPAQVDVLLGADVCGMLLLEKRSGPAGTPVAVRTPFGWTLLGPVEQPAAARSTRILHVSRQASLPDLQLFWELEEVAPSSPMSPEDLQCEELFSQSTRRDPTGRYVVRLPFRGEERPKVASSRAVALRMLLNAERNRSRDQSLREQYVGFMEEYHRLGHMERARESLMNHEPGCYLTHHAVWKVSDGRKKIRVVFNASLGMGSGGSLNDSLLAGPKLQSDLWAVITRWRLHKVAFSADIVKMFRQILVHPEDQDWLRILWRNDPGEAVTDFRLSTVTYGTAPAPYLANRVLKQLAVDGESRFPLGARAVREHSYVDDILTGADDLQRALEIRRQLTDLLSSAGFQLDKWASNVPELRAACVEEKVFQDKEVHGALGLCWDVRGDTLAVRGPLFSDAAASKWTKRTVLSEIARLFDPLGWLAPVIVRAKTILQDLWLAGVSWDEPLDASMAARWSQLRIEISSLTVVTVPRWVGFSPCMSDVELHGFSDASERAYVAVVYLVVRRKTGSWSNLLMGKTRVAPIKPQTIPRLELCGAVLLARLLSSLRSALNFDEVTTHAWSDSTVTLAWIRTHPSKWKTFVAHRVAEIQNLLPGVTWRHVGTLDNPADLATRGISAEELRASPLWWHGPSWLTAAPGEWPATTTLSPCEVAPEQRSVAVAQVVVAPEENSLVLRFSSLSRLTRVSAYLRRFIHNTRRPAVKKTGPLSVTELKEALTCVVRVTQRCTYSQEIRALTQAAPSPHREVDPPGDVDRTGCTPEDSAREPLYDSGLGPQGLLDTQVATKGEAGPT